The Chryseobacterium suipulveris genome window below encodes:
- a CDS encoding DUF2911 domain-containing protein, whose protein sequence is MKRILLTAFLSASVFAYSQWTIPAASPRATVEQQFSMSKITIDYGRPGVKARKIFGDLVPYNKVWRAGANSSTKITFAQSINFGGKTVPSGTYGLFIIPNEKEWKIILNNDSKQWGAYEYDEKQNVVDVTVPVQKLNDKQEYFEISLQPIDDNAVDLVFKWDNVKTLVPLKTGKPETVSQIVEKLKEIRQIERDAAKK, encoded by the coding sequence ATGAAAAGAATTCTTCTCACCGCATTTTTATCTGCATCCGTTTTTGCTTATTCACAGTGGACAATTCCTGCGGCAAGTCCGCGCGCAACCGTGGAACAACAGTTTTCGATGTCGAAAATCACCATCGATTATGGGAGACCAGGAGTTAAAGCAAGAAAGATCTTCGGCGATCTCGTTCCCTACAACAAAGTTTGGCGGGCCGGAGCAAATTCATCCACGAAAATTACCTTTGCCCAATCCATTAATTTTGGTGGGAAAACAGTTCCTTCAGGAACTTACGGGCTCTTCATCATTCCGAATGAAAAAGAATGGAAGATTATTCTGAATAACGACTCCAAACAGTGGGGAGCTTATGAATATGACGAGAAACAGAACGTTGTAGATGTTACCGTTCCCGTACAGAAACTGAATGACAAACAAGAATACTTCGAAATTTCATTGCAGCCGATTGATGACAACGCGGTCGATTTGGTTTTCAAATGGGACAATGTGAAAACGTTAGTTCCCTTAAAAACCGGAAAACCTGAAACAGTTTCTCAAATCGTTGAAAAATTAAAGGAAATCCGGCAGATTGAAAGAGACGCGGCGAAAAAATAA